Proteins from a genomic interval of Mesobacillus sp. S13:
- a CDS encoding LolA family protein: MKKRLLLLLAGLMVVFALAACGTKSQESVVKELDGTLEDLKSYKAKAKMTLQMGTEPQVYDVEIWHKDPSFYRVNLKNAQKDQSQMILRNEEGVFVLTPALNKSFRFQSEWPKNSSQAYLYESLIMDILEDKQAKFSATKEHYVFETKTRYQNNKMLPIQEIKLNKKNLAPVSVKVMDPDRNSLVTVEFSDVKFDASFDKDAFDMKKNMTGAQLEVPVMANAEDNEFTVKYPVAEIPGVTLIDEKEITTENGKRVVLTYDGEKSFTLIQEKADAMPAMSSAINMTGKPVDLGFTIGAMNETSVSWTHLGVDYMLASTDLSPEELEMVAKSVLADMEK; this comes from the coding sequence ATGAAGAAAAGGTTATTGTTGCTTCTCGCCGGGCTCATGGTTGTTTTTGCTCTGGCTGCCTGCGGTACGAAATCACAGGAATCTGTGGTTAAGGAGTTGGATGGAACGCTCGAGGACCTGAAGAGTTACAAGGCTAAGGCAAAGATGACATTGCAGATGGGTACGGAGCCGCAAGTGTACGATGTGGAGATTTGGCATAAAGATCCGTCATTTTACCGTGTGAACCTGAAGAATGCCCAGAAGGACCAGAGCCAGATGATCCTCAGGAATGAGGAAGGAGTTTTTGTTCTGACACCAGCGTTGAACAAGAGCTTCCGTTTCCAGAGCGAATGGCCGAAAAACAGCAGTCAGGCGTACCTTTACGAATCTTTAATCATGGATATTCTCGAGGATAAGCAAGCGAAGTTCTCGGCGACAAAGGAACATTATGTGTTCGAAACAAAAACAAGATACCAAAACAATAAGATGCTTCCGATCCAGGAAATCAAGCTGAACAAAAAGAACCTGGCACCAGTCAGCGTCAAGGTGATGGACCCTGACCGGAATTCATTGGTTACGGTTGAGTTCTCAGACGTGAAATTCGACGCAAGCTTTGACAAGGATGCGTTTGATATGAAGAAAAACATGACAGGTGCACAGCTTGAGGTACCTGTAATGGCAAATGCGGAAGACAACGAATTCACCGTGAAATATCCAGTTGCAGAAATTCCAGGCGTGACTTTGATTGATGAAAAAGAGATCACGACCGAGAATGGTAAGCGCGTGGTGCTCACATATGACGGCGAAAAATCATTCACGCTGATCCAGGAAAAAGCAGATGCGATGCCTGCAATGTCCTCTGCGATCAACATGACTGGAAAACCTGTCGACCTCGGATTCACAATCGGAGCCATGAACGAAACCTCCGTTTCGTGGACACACCTCGGTGTCGATTATATGCTGGCTTCAACAGACCTATCACCAGAAGAATTGGAAATGGTCGCAAAGTCAGTACTGGCTGATATGGAAAAATAA
- a CDS encoding CopG family ribbon-helix-helix protein — translation MSESSATTEILVKLPQHLLSELDGFVKQENVNRSEFIYQATKMFLREKKKRQIRESMRRGYMEMAKINLTIASEAFQAEYEAEHTVERLVSGG, via the coding sequence GTGTCTGAATCCAGCGCAACAACTGAGATTTTGGTAAAGTTACCGCAGCATCTTTTAAGTGAACTAGATGGATTTGTTAAGCAAGAGAACGTAAACCGCAGCGAATTTATTTATCAGGCAACAAAAATGTTTTTGCGTGAGAAGAAAAAGAGACAAATTCGTGAATCCATGAGACGTGGCTATATGGAAATGGCCAAGATTAATCTGACCATTGCATCTGAAGCATTTCAAGCAGAATACGAGGCAGAACACACAGTTGAACGTCTAGTCAGCGGAGGATAA
- the sigB gene encoding RNA polymerase sigma factor SigB, translated as MQRQSQPKQRPKEEINELIKAYQLHEDADAQNELVLHYQNLVETIARKYSKGRSFHEDIFQVGMIGLLGAIRRYDETFGKSFEAFAVPTIIGEIKRFLRDKTWSVHVPRRIKELGPKIKTTVEDLTTQLHRSPRVDEIAEALQVSEEEVLEAMEMGKSYQALSVDHSIEADSDGGTVTLLDIVGNIDEGYEKINQRMVLEKVLHVLSEREKLIIQYTYLDNLSQKEAGDKLGISQMHVSRLQRRAIKKLQEAIHAENNNSEYIT; from the coding sequence ATGCAGAGACAATCTCAACCTAAGCAGAGGCCAAAAGAAGAGATTAATGAGTTAATCAAAGCCTACCAGCTGCATGAGGATGCAGACGCCCAAAATGAGCTGGTTCTTCACTATCAAAACCTTGTCGAAACAATCGCGAGAAAGTACTCAAAAGGAAGGTCATTCCATGAGGATATTTTCCAGGTTGGAATGATTGGTCTTTTAGGCGCAATCCGCCGATACGATGAAACATTCGGTAAAAGCTTTGAGGCATTTGCCGTACCAACCATCATTGGAGAAATCAAAAGATTTTTAAGAGATAAAACATGGAGCGTCCATGTACCGCGAAGAATAAAGGAGCTAGGTCCGAAAATCAAGACGACAGTCGAAGACCTGACCACCCAGCTGCACCGCTCACCACGTGTGGATGAAATTGCGGAGGCGCTCCAGGTTTCCGAAGAAGAAGTGTTGGAAGCTATGGAAATGGGCAAAAGCTACCAGGCATTATCTGTTGACCATTCTATTGAAGCTGATTCTGACGGTGGAACAGTTACCCTGTTGGATATCGTTGGAAACATTGATGAAGGCTATGAAAAAATCAATCAAAGAATGGTGCTCGAAAAAGTGCTCCATGTCCTGAGCGAACGCGAAAAGTTAATTATCCAATATACCTACCTTGACAACCTCAGCCAGAAAGAGGCAGGAGACAAGCTTGGTATTTCACAGATGCATGTATCGAGACTTCAAAGAAGAGCGATCAAGAAACTTCAAGAAGCGATTCATGCGGAAAACAACAACTCGGAGTACATTACATGA
- a CDS encoding STAS domain-containing protein, giving the protein MRIPILKLDDCLLVSIQWELDDQTALQFQEDLLHKIHETSANGVVIDLTSIDFIDSFIAKVLGDVINMSKLMGAIVVITGIQPAVAITLIELGIGLDDVLTALDLEKGLEKLQQELGE; this is encoded by the coding sequence GTGAGAATACCTATCCTAAAGCTGGATGATTGTCTGTTGGTCTCCATTCAGTGGGAGCTTGATGACCAGACCGCTCTTCAATTTCAAGAGGATTTGCTCCATAAGATACATGAGACAAGTGCCAATGGGGTCGTCATCGATCTAACCTCAATCGACTTCATCGACTCTTTTATCGCCAAGGTTCTTGGGGATGTCATCAATATGTCCAAGCTCATGGGTGCGATTGTAGTCATTACCGGAATCCAGCCTGCTGTTGCCATAACGCTAATTGAATTAGGGATCGGCCTTGATGATGTCCTAACTGCATTAGATTTAGAAAAAGGTTTGGAGAAATTACAACAGGAATTGGGGGAATAG
- a CDS encoding rhomboid family intramembrane serine protease, with translation MFTRTESLRDFIRFYPVISIIITIHILLYLLTALPIFPSKYLFGLLAGVNLYVVNGEYWRLFTPIFMHAGFAHMLFNSFSLVLFGPALEQMLGKTKFILIYLVTGIAANVATLILEPLTYTHVGSSGAIFGLFGFYISIIMFRKAMLSRENSQTIMTIAIIAVIMTFVQSNINITAHIFGMLAGFLIGAAIYRR, from the coding sequence ATGTTTACAAGAACCGAAAGCTTGCGCGACTTCATTAGGTTTTACCCGGTAATTTCTATCATCATAACCATCCATATCTTATTATACTTGCTGACGGCATTGCCAATCTTTCCAAGCAAATACCTGTTTGGACTTTTAGCCGGTGTGAATTTGTATGTTGTGAATGGAGAGTACTGGCGACTATTCACACCGATCTTCATGCATGCCGGTTTTGCACATATGCTGTTCAACAGCTTTTCACTCGTCTTATTCGGCCCGGCACTCGAGCAGATGCTTGGCAAAACGAAATTCATTCTGATTTACCTCGTGACGGGCATCGCTGCAAACGTCGCTACCTTGATCCTCGAACCGTTGACATACACACATGTAGGCTCGAGCGGGGCCATCTTCGGCCTGTTTGGTTTCTATATTTCTATCATAATGTTCCGGAAAGCCATGTTGTCACGTGAAAACTCCCAGACAATCATGACGATTGCCATCATCGCCGTGATCATGACGTTCGTCCAATCAAACATCAATATTACCGCCCATATTTTCGGCATGCTTGCTGGTTTTCTAATCGGTGCTGCCATTTATAGAAGGTAA
- a CDS encoding anti-sigma factor antagonist, which yields MNISIDVKEKESTLAVKVSGEIDAYTAPQLREKLFPLSEKEGVKMVVDLSEVNYMDSTGLGVFVGVFKNVRAHDGEFKIVGLSERLQRLFEITGLADIIDINSQIEGGVQ from the coding sequence ATGAATATTTCGATAGATGTGAAAGAAAAAGAATCAACGCTAGCAGTCAAAGTAAGTGGCGAAATAGATGCATATACAGCTCCACAGCTTCGTGAAAAGCTTTTTCCTTTGTCCGAAAAAGAGGGCGTAAAGATGGTTGTTGACCTTTCAGAGGTCAATTATATGGATAGTACTGGGCTTGGAGTATTTGTAGGAGTATTCAAAAACGTACGTGCACATGACGGTGAGTTCAAGATCGTCGGGTTGTCCGAGCGTTTACAGAGACTTTTCGAAATCACTGGCTTGGCCGATATTATCGATATAAACAGCCAGATTGAGGGTGGAGTGCAATGA
- a CDS encoding anti-sigma regulatory factor: MDIQSCVTIINEWDIVAARQLGRNVAKELGFGTVDQARITTAISELARNIYLYAGKGQICIDKLYDGGKAGLRINAVDSGPGIKEIRQVMEDGFSTSGGLGAGLPGVKRLMDEFDIDSTPGQGTQIKATKWLR; the protein is encoded by the coding sequence ATGGACATCCAATCCTGCGTTACGATTATTAATGAATGGGACATCGTGGCAGCGCGCCAGCTTGGCCGGAATGTTGCGAAAGAGCTTGGGTTCGGCACTGTTGACCAAGCAAGAATCACCACTGCCATCAGTGAGTTGGCCAGGAATATTTACTTGTACGCCGGAAAAGGACAGATTTGCATAGACAAGCTGTATGATGGCGGAAAAGCGGGATTGCGAATCAATGCAGTAGATAGCGGCCCGGGTATAAAAGAAATACGCCAGGTAATGGAAGATGGTTTTTCAACATCAGGAGGACTAGGAGCCGGCCTTCCCGGAGTGAAGCGTCTTATGGATGAATTCGACATAGACTCAACACCCGGACAAGGAACACAGATTAAAGCAACTAAATGGCTCCGTTAG
- the ndoA gene encoding type II toxin-antitoxin system endoribonuclease NdoA, producing MIVKRGDVYFADLSPVVGSEQGGVRPVLVIQNDIGNRFSPTVIIAAITAQIQKAKLPTHVEIDAKRYGFERDSVILLEQIRTIDKQRLTDKITHLDDEMMEKVDEALQVSLGLIEF from the coding sequence TTGATTGTCAAACGTGGTGACGTCTATTTTGCGGACCTATCCCCAGTTGTTGGTTCAGAACAAGGCGGAGTTCGCCCTGTCCTGGTCATCCAAAACGACATCGGGAATCGGTTTAGTCCCACAGTCATTATCGCAGCGATCACAGCACAGATCCAAAAAGCCAAGCTTCCCACTCATGTAGAAATAGATGCGAAGCGGTACGGTTTTGAACGAGACTCGGTCATCTTATTGGAGCAAATACGCACAATCGACAAACAGCGCCTAACCGATAAAATTACCCATCTCGATGACGAAATGATGGAAAAAGTGGATGAAGCCCTTCAGGTAAGTTTAGGTCTTATCGAATTTTGA
- a CDS encoding PP2C family protein-serine/threonine phosphatase translates to MDFREMMESKYRDILDNYIKEQSEQALYAGQKFSRKSIEHKIAPEEIISVHKSLLLEMYPELPEDIMHSFDILLEVMIGYGIAYREHQSLRHQQEELRSEMEIAANVQQTLLGTKIPAVPGIDIGAISVPAKHMNGDYFHFVQDENNNISVAIADVIGKGIPAALCMSMIKYAMDSLPENRLDPSSILENLNRVVEQNVDPSMFITMFYGMFNPSNNIFYYASAGHEPGFYYDSKKKEFTELVARGLLLGVDKRTKYTQYEKEILPGDMVILMSDGVTECRTEEGFIEKETLIGYINKYIHLNAQEIVNNIFRELEKLQHFQLRDDFTLIILKRDV, encoded by the coding sequence ATGGATTTCCGAGAAATGATGGAATCAAAGTATCGGGATATTCTTGACAATTATATAAAAGAGCAATCAGAACAAGCATTGTATGCAGGGCAGAAATTCAGCCGGAAGTCGATTGAACACAAGATCGCGCCGGAAGAAATCATCAGCGTGCATAAAAGCTTGCTTCTTGAGATGTATCCTGAACTTCCGGAAGATATTATGCATTCTTTTGATATCCTGCTTGAAGTAATGATTGGCTATGGTATCGCATACCGTGAGCATCAAAGCCTAAGACACCAGCAGGAGGAATTAAGGTCCGAAATGGAGATTGCCGCCAATGTTCAACAAACCTTGCTCGGGACCAAAATCCCGGCAGTTCCAGGTATTGATATCGGGGCAATCAGTGTTCCAGCAAAGCATATGAATGGCGACTACTTCCATTTTGTCCAGGATGAGAACAATAATATCAGTGTTGCGATCGCTGATGTCATCGGGAAAGGGATTCCGGCAGCTCTCTGTATGTCCATGATCAAGTATGCGATGGACAGTCTGCCAGAAAACCGGCTTGACCCAAGCAGCATCCTGGAAAATCTGAACAGAGTCGTTGAGCAGAACGTTGACCCAAGTATGTTCATCACGATGTTCTATGGAATGTTTAATCCTTCAAACAACATCTTTTATTATGCATCTGCAGGGCATGAGCCGGGCTTCTACTATGATTCCAAAAAGAAGGAATTCACCGAGTTAGTTGCAAGAGGCTTGCTGTTAGGGGTGGACAAGCGGACGAAGTATACCCAGTATGAAAAAGAAATACTTCCTGGGGATATGGTAATCCTGATGTCTGACGGAGTAACAGAATGCAGGACGGAAGAAGGCTTCATCGAAAAGGAAACATTAATCGGATATATAAATAAATATATTCACTTAAATGCTCAGGAAATTGTCAATAATATCTTTAGAGAACTTGAAAAACTTCAGCATTTCCAATTGCGTGATGATTTTACATTAATCATTTTGAAAAGAGATGTTTAA
- the alr gene encoding alanine racemase, protein MEEQGFFYRDTWAEVDLDHIRANVEGIRDHLPENVEFIAVVKANAYGHGDSQVAEAALEAGASMLAVAFMDEALALRKKGVTAPILVLGASRPEDVNIASEEGIILTVFQEDWLGKAREVLKADASLSLHIKIDTGMGRIGIRSVKELKSAEKLIEDDKRLQLHGIYTHFATADELDDTYFNKQLALFREMLGALETQPPIVHSSNSAAALMHADARFNAVRVGIAMYGLAPSMEIAPELPVELHEAFTLHSRLVHVKKLEKGEKVSYGATYEAPEEIWVGTLPIGYADGWIRRLQGQEVLVDGKRSPIIGRICMDQCMVKLPYEVPVGTIATLIGSQEQESISINEIASKLETINYEVPCIISSRVPRLYRQNGKVVDLNNSLL, encoded by the coding sequence GTGGAGGAGCAAGGATTTTTTTACCGTGATACATGGGCAGAAGTGGACCTGGATCACATTAGGGCAAATGTGGAGGGAATCAGGGACCATTTACCTGAAAACGTTGAATTTATTGCCGTCGTGAAGGCCAATGCGTACGGACATGGGGATTCACAGGTGGCCGAGGCGGCATTGGAGGCAGGTGCATCCATGCTTGCTGTCGCGTTCATGGATGAGGCACTCGCGCTCAGGAAGAAGGGGGTCACCGCACCGATCCTCGTACTGGGTGCCAGCCGGCCAGAGGATGTAAATATTGCATCTGAGGAAGGGATCATCCTTACAGTTTTCCAGGAGGATTGGCTGGGAAAAGCACGTGAAGTACTTAAAGCAGATGCCAGCTTGTCTCTTCATATAAAAATAGACACAGGAATGGGACGGATTGGAATCCGTTCCGTAAAAGAATTGAAGTCTGCGGAAAAATTGATCGAAGATGATAAAAGACTCCAGCTGCATGGCATCTATACGCATTTTGCTACGGCGGATGAATTGGATGACACGTATTTTAACAAACAGCTTGCTTTGTTCCGGGAAATGCTTGGGGCATTGGAAACGCAGCCGCCGATCGTCCATAGCAGCAATAGTGCCGCTGCTCTGATGCACGCGGATGCCCGCTTCAATGCGGTAAGAGTCGGAATTGCGATGTACGGGCTGGCTCCGTCAATGGAGATTGCGCCAGAATTGCCTGTCGAGCTGCATGAGGCGTTCACGCTGCATTCCAGGCTCGTTCATGTAAAGAAGCTTGAAAAAGGTGAGAAGGTCAGTTACGGCGCGACCTATGAAGCGCCTGAAGAAATTTGGGTAGGGACACTTCCGATTGGGTATGCTGATGGATGGATAAGAAGACTGCAGGGCCAGGAAGTACTGGTCGATGGCAAAAGGTCACCGATCATCGGTCGGATCTGCATGGATCAATGCATGGTAAAGCTTCCGTACGAGGTCCCTGTAGGAACGATCGCTACCTTGATCGGCAGCCAGGAACAAGAGTCAATCTCCATCAATGAGATTGCCAGCAAGCTAGAAACGATCAACTATGAAGTCCCTTGCATCATCTCCTCAAGGGTGCCAAGATTGTACAGACAAAATGGAAAAGTGGTCGATTTGAACAATTCACTGTTATAA
- the rsbW gene encoding anti-sigma B factor RsbW, with protein sequence MNQSFDYIEMKIPAKPEFVGVIRLTLSGIASRMGFTYDEIEDLKIATSEACTNAVQHAYKNNENGEVIIGFGLYEDKLEVMVADNGQSFDFHSARQGLGPYDQNSSVEFLREGGLGLYLIETLMDEVRIHHKEGVTVFMTKYREGEQVERDAETIST encoded by the coding sequence ATGAACCAGTCATTTGACTATATAGAAATGAAAATCCCGGCTAAACCGGAATTTGTTGGAGTCATTCGTTTGACCCTGTCTGGTATTGCAAGCCGAATGGGTTTTACCTACGACGAAATTGAAGATTTAAAGATTGCTACCAGCGAAGCTTGTACGAACGCTGTTCAGCATGCATATAAAAACAATGAGAACGGCGAAGTCATCATCGGTTTCGGATTGTATGAAGACAAGCTTGAAGTGATGGTTGCAGATAATGGTCAAAGCTTTGATTTCCATTCAGCACGCCAGGGACTTGGTCCTTATGACCAGAATAGTTCAGTGGAATTCCTTCGCGAAGGAGGCTTGGGACTGTATTTGATCGAAACCTTGATGGACGAGGTTCGAATCCATCACAAAGAGGGCGTCACGGTCTTTATGACCAAGTACCGAGAAGGAGAGCAGGTGGAGAGAGATGCAGAGACAATCTCAACCTAA
- a CDS encoding RsbT co-antagonist protein RsbRA: MNKTISNYIQAHKQDILDQWIDRTKEEADERVVRVVSDRVFQSASKEFIDLIISNFKGTSEEYKERLTDFAEKVVRLGWPLTFVTKGLHTFNLIVFEGMQKEGIVTTENQMEIVYEFDRWATPMNNEIVSVYSSTWERTVSLQKIALQELSAPLIPVFDGITVMPLVGTIDTERAKQIMENLLKGAVKHRSEVVLIDITGVPVVDTMVAHHIIQAADAVRLIGAKCMLVGIRPEIAQTIVNLGIDLNQFTTKNNLKKGIEAALELTNKKIVSLEGAK, translated from the coding sequence ATGAATAAAACTATATCGAATTATATTCAGGCTCATAAACAGGATATCCTGGATCAATGGATTGATAGAACGAAGGAAGAAGCAGATGAACGGGTTGTCCGCGTTGTATCAGATCGGGTTTTCCAATCTGCGAGTAAGGAATTCATTGACCTGATCATCTCGAATTTCAAGGGCACGAGCGAAGAGTATAAAGAAAGGCTGACGGATTTTGCCGAAAAGGTTGTCAGGCTTGGCTGGCCGTTGACGTTTGTCACAAAAGGTCTTCACACCTTTAATTTGATCGTTTTTGAAGGAATGCAAAAGGAAGGGATTGTGACGACGGAGAACCAGATGGAAATCGTTTATGAGTTTGATCGCTGGGCAACGCCGATGAACAATGAAATCGTCAGCGTGTATTCATCCACCTGGGAAAGAACCGTTTCCCTTCAGAAAATTGCCTTGCAAGAGCTTTCGGCACCACTCATCCCTGTATTTGACGGAATTACAGTGATGCCGTTAGTCGGTACAATTGATACGGAGCGGGCAAAGCAAATCATGGAAAACCTGCTGAAAGGTGCGGTAAAACACCGTTCCGAGGTAGTTCTGATAGATATTACCGGTGTACCTGTTGTGGATACAATGGTTGCCCATCATATTATCCAGGCGGCGGATGCTGTCAGGCTGATTGGTGCTAAGTGCATGCTGGTCGGGATCCGTCCTGAAATTGCCCAGACCATCGTCAACCTGGGCATCGACCTGAACCAATTTACAACCAAGAACAACTTGAAAAAAGGAATCGAAGCAGCTCTTGAGCTGACAAATAAAAAGATCGTTTCATTGGAGGGAGCAAAGTGA
- a CDS encoding PP2C family serine/threonine-protein phosphatase, producing the protein MIQQLKDKIELYAYQTIKEGKIECGDSYFYTATDDYFVCVLADGLGSGQYAHEASAAVVSVVEQHHHEDVDTLMKYCNSVLVQKRGAAVSIFKVYFESREFVYSCVGNIRFFLYTSNGKLTYPLPVTGYLSGKPQVFHTQRFVYEPESKFLIYSDGFDNIHGAKTILKGYRSVGAIAEQIKSEYANSMDDATFIVGSLL; encoded by the coding sequence ATGATCCAACAGTTGAAAGACAAAATAGAACTTTATGCTTACCAGACAATCAAAGAAGGTAAAATAGAGTGCGGTGACAGCTATTTTTATACAGCGACTGATGATTATTTTGTCTGTGTACTTGCTGATGGGTTAGGGTCCGGGCAGTACGCCCATGAAGCTTCTGCGGCAGTGGTTTCGGTAGTAGAGCAACATCACCACGAAGATGTTGATACACTTATGAAATACTGCAACAGTGTCTTAGTGCAAAAGCGGGGGGCCGCTGTATCAATCTTCAAAGTCTACTTCGAAAGCCGTGAGTTTGTATACAGCTGCGTAGGAAACATTCGCTTCTTCCTCTATACCTCGAATGGCAAGCTGACATATCCATTGCCAGTCACAGGTTATTTATCAGGCAAGCCGCAAGTGTTCCACACCCAGAGATTTGTTTATGAGCCAGAATCAAAATTCCTGATTTACTCAGACGGTTTTGACAATATCCACGGCGCTAAAACGATTTTGAAAGGGTACCGCTCGGTTGGTGCAATCGCAGAACAAATCAAGAGTGAATATGCTAATTCAATGGATGATGCAACTTTTATTGTAGGAAGTCTACTTTAG
- the acpS gene encoding holo-ACP synthase, producing MIIGTGIDIVEIDRIRKLVESQPRFPERVLTEKEREVYRQYNERRGIEFLAGRWAAKEAFSKAKGTGIGKELSFVDIEVENDPHGRPIVTKPYMEGVHLSISHSEQYAIAQVVIEKI from the coding sequence ATGATCATCGGAACAGGAATCGATATCGTGGAAATCGACCGGATCCGCAAGCTGGTAGAATCGCAGCCGCGTTTTCCGGAGCGAGTTTTAACAGAAAAGGAAAGGGAAGTTTACCGACAATATAATGAGCGGAGAGGAATTGAATTCCTTGCAGGGCGCTGGGCGGCGAAGGAGGCTTTTTCAAAAGCGAAGGGGACTGGCATCGGCAAGGAATTGTCCTTCGTGGATATCGAAGTCGAAAACGACCCGCATGGGCGGCCAATCGTCACGAAGCCTTATATGGAGGGAGTCCACCTATCTATTTCACACAGTGAGCAATACGCTATCGCGCAGGTGGTTATCGAAAAAATTTAA